The following coding sequences lie in one Sorex araneus isolate mSorAra2 chromosome 4, mSorAra2.pri, whole genome shotgun sequence genomic window:
- the C4H16orf90 gene encoding uncharacterized protein C16orf90 homolog, which yields MDALVCAFSELRIGEGGSGRGVAVVALTTGTGRKCLGVRLPTGWERSPRWRRWEGGEAGGGGQRLCHSHQPAPPALPFTDAVSWAQGHPSHPDTPPNIYEGGLGAQQQCPSAQGNKPKNFRLRHLRGLALYLPGPVRPAGQCESHWLGRLMAEGGFPQPEAAAWPLARPPGAVGPGNSHHSALLEAPVPGESLGNPASSSSMDQAKDVPSQPGPPEGLGLRPKRSWGTSEESTCPLCKRTRSGAPERP from the exons ATGGACGCCTTGGTCTGTGCGTTCTCTGAGCTGCGCATAGGAGAAG GGGGCTCAGGAAGGGGTGTGGCTGTTGTGGCCCTGACCACAGGCACTGGCAGGAAATGCTTGGGTGTCAGACTCCCCACAGGCTGGGAGAGGAGTCCAAGATGGAGAagatgggagggtggggaggcgggagggggggggcaaAGGCTGTGCCACTCCCACCAGCCTGCCCCTCCTGCTCTCCCGTTCACAGATGCAGTGAGCTGGGCCCAAGGACACCCCAGCCACCCTGACACGCCACCCAACATCTatgagggggggctgggggcccagcaGCAGTGCCCCAGTGCCCAGGGAAACAAACCCAAGAACTTCCGGCTGCGCCATCTCCGGGGCCTGGCCCTCTACCTGCCGGGCCCCGTGAGGCCCGCGGGACAGTGCGAGAGCCACTGGCTGGGCCGGCTCATGGCCGAGGGGGGCTTCCCACAGCCCGAGGCTGCGGCCTGGCCTCTGGCCCGGCCACCCGGGGCGGTGGGCCCAGGGAATAGTCACCACTCAGCCCTTCTGGAAGCTCCAGTGCCCGGGGAGAGCCTGGGGAACCCAG CTTCCAGTTCCAGCATGGACCAAGCCAAGGATGTCCCCTCCCAGCCCGGTCCCCCTGAAGGCTTAGGACTCAGGCCCAAGCGGTCCTGGGGGACCTCAGAAGAGTCCACATGTCCCTTGTGCAAGAGAACCCGCTCAGGGGCCCCGGAGAGGCCGTAG